The Hymenobacter baengnokdamensis genome includes a region encoding these proteins:
- a CDS encoding lipoprotein signal peptidase, which translates to MPTDLSVDSSYQPPHYPARRGSVLPFFLLALLVIGLDQLSKYLVHKHMQPGLAGEISLIGHWFKLHYTLNPGMAFGVELLPPPYGKLVLTAFRLLAAGGISYYIVYLWRHRAAAGFIACMALILGGAVGNVVDSVFYGVIYHNAPFGSPTPWFFGQVIDMIYVDIYEGFLPAAWPLVGGKYVSLWPIFNLADSSIFIGVALILLLQGRFFKQTQAQNAVVAPVDTTEFI; encoded by the coding sequence GTGCCGACCGACTTATCCGTGGATTCCTCTTATCAGCCCCCGCACTACCCGGCGCGCCGGGGTAGCGTTTTGCCTTTTTTCCTGCTGGCGTTGCTGGTTATTGGCCTCGACCAGCTTTCTAAATATCTGGTGCATAAGCATATGCAGCCGGGGCTCGCCGGCGAGATTTCGCTCATCGGCCACTGGTTTAAGCTGCACTATACGCTTAACCCCGGTATGGCTTTCGGGGTCGAGCTGCTGCCCCCGCCCTACGGCAAGCTGGTGCTCACGGCGTTTCGGCTGCTGGCGGCCGGCGGCATCAGCTATTACATCGTGTATTTGTGGCGGCATCGGGCGGCTGCGGGCTTTATTGCCTGCATGGCGCTTATTCTGGGCGGGGCCGTGGGCAACGTAGTCGACTCGGTTTTCTACGGTGTTATCTACCATAATGCGCCCTTTGGCTCGCCCACGCCCTGGTTTTTCGGGCAGGTTATCGACATGATTTATGTCGATATCTACGAGGGCTTTCTGCCCGCTGCCTGGCCGCTGGTAGGAGGGAAGTACGTGTCGCTCTGGCCTATCTTCAATTTGGCTGATTCTTCTATTTTCATCGGCGTGGCACTGATTCTGCTGCTGCAAGGCCGGTTTTTCAAGCAAACGCAGGCGCAAAATGCCGTAGTGGCCCCGGTCGATACTACAGAATTTATATAG
- a CDS encoding ABC transporter ATP-binding protein — MPLLSVQDLTIDFHSQRGSTRAVAGVSFEVNRGEVVAIVGESGSGKSVTSLALLGLLQKPAAHIEKGSARFESEKLGEVDLLQLSEAQLQQVRGNDISMIFQEPMTSLNPVLTCGYQVVEALLLHTSLSRKEAEARTIELFTEAQLPRPAQIFKAYPHEISGGQKQRVMIAMAMACRPALLIADEPTTALDVTVQARILQLIRDLRREHGTAVLFITHDLGVVAEIADRILVMYRGRVVEQGTVLDLFTQPQHPYTRGLLACRPRLSIGCSRLPVVADFMVVDAAGNLVARTAGAAPEALQPGVTQLRSNSDTAKAFPVEQNLCSTVAAPLLQVENLRVYFPVRKGFFSRTTEFVRAVDDVSFTIYPGETVGLVGESGCGKTTLGRALLRLTEPTAGRILFEGTDLARLPAGELRHRRREFQLVFQDPYAALNPMLTVGEAILEPLRVHGVGGSRTEQKARVRELLRTVGLSDDAEQRYPHEFSGGQRQRICIARALALRPKLIVCDESVSALDVSVQAQVLNLLNDLKRELGITYLFITHDLSVARFMSDRLLVMSQGKMVESGPAAEVYARPQHPYTQQLLAAIPSDDPARVG, encoded by the coding sequence ATGCCGCTCCTCTCCGTTCAGGACCTCACCATCGACTTTCATTCGCAGCGCGGCAGTACCCGCGCCGTGGCGGGCGTGTCGTTTGAGGTGAACAGGGGAGAGGTAGTAGCGATTGTGGGCGAGTCGGGCTCGGGCAAGTCGGTAACCTCGCTGGCGCTGCTGGGCCTGCTGCAAAAGCCGGCCGCGCATATCGAAAAGGGCAGTGCCCGGTTCGAATCGGAAAAGCTGGGTGAAGTGGACCTGCTCCAGCTCAGCGAAGCGCAGCTGCAGCAGGTGCGGGGCAACGACATCAGCATGATTTTTCAGGAGCCCATGACCTCCCTGAACCCCGTGCTGACCTGCGGCTACCAGGTGGTGGAGGCCCTGCTTTTGCATACTTCACTGAGCAGGAAGGAGGCCGAAGCCCGCACCATCGAGTTGTTTACCGAGGCGCAGCTGCCGCGCCCGGCCCAGATTTTTAAAGCCTACCCGCACGAAATAAGCGGGGGCCAGAAGCAGCGCGTGATGATTGCCATGGCCATGGCCTGCCGCCCGGCGCTGCTCATTGCCGATGAGCCGACCACGGCGCTCGACGTGACGGTGCAGGCGCGCATCCTCCAGCTTATCCGCGACCTGCGCCGCGAACACGGCACGGCGGTGCTTTTTATCACCCACGACCTGGGGGTAGTGGCCGAGATTGCCGACCGCATTCTGGTGATGTACCGTGGCCGGGTAGTGGAGCAGGGAACAGTACTCGACCTCTTTACCCAGCCCCAACATCCGTACACGCGGGGCCTGCTGGCGTGCCGGCCGCGTCTGTCGATTGGCTGTAGCCGCCTGCCGGTAGTAGCTGATTTTATGGTGGTTGATGCAGCCGGTAACCTGGTAGCCAGAACTGCCGGAGCAGCCCCGGAGGCCCTGCAGCCCGGTGTGACACAGTTACGAAGCAATTCTGACACTGCCAAAGCGTTCCCCGTGGAACAAAATCTATGTTCCACGGTCGCCGCGCCGCTTCTGCAAGTCGAAAACCTACGCGTGTATTTCCCCGTGCGCAAAGGCTTTTTCTCGCGCACTACCGAGTTTGTGCGCGCCGTTGATGATGTCAGCTTTACTATCTATCCGGGCGAAACGGTGGGCCTCGTAGGCGAGTCGGGCTGCGGCAAAACCACGCTCGGGCGGGCCTTACTACGCCTCACGGAACCAACCGCGGGCCGCATCCTGTTTGAAGGCACTGACCTGGCCCGCCTGCCGGCCGGCGAATTGCGTCACCGTCGGCGCGAGTTTCAGCTCGTGTTTCAGGACCCGTACGCGGCCCTGAACCCCATGCTCACGGTGGGTGAAGCCATCCTGGAGCCGCTGCGGGTGCACGGGGTAGGCGGCAGCCGCACCGAGCAAAAGGCCAGGGTGCGCGAGCTGCTGCGCACGGTGGGCCTGAGCGACGATGCCGAGCAGCGCTACCCGCACGAGTTCAGCGGTGGGCAGCGGCAGCGCATCTGCATTGCGCGGGCGCTGGCGCTGCGCCCCAAGCTCATTGTGTGCGATGAGTCGGTGTCGGCCCTCGATGTGTCGGTGCAGGCGCAGGTGCTCAACCTGCTCAACGACCTCAAGCGCGAGCTGGGCATCACCTATCTCTTCATTACCCACGACTTGTCGGTGGCCCGGTTTATGAGCGACCGGCTGCTGGTGATGAGCCAGGGCAAAATGGTGGAGAGTGGTCCCGCCGCTGAGGTGTACGCCCGGCCGCAACACCCGTACACGCAGCAGCTGCTGGCTGCGATTCCGAGCGACGACCCGGCGCGGGTAGGGTAG